In one Armatimonadota bacterium genomic region, the following are encoded:
- the serA gene encoding phosphoglycerate dehydrogenase, whose amino-acid sequence MPKVLVSDKLAKEGIDILKQVADVDVNTGLSEDELCKIIGEYDGLVIRSGTTVTAKILESAKKLKIIGRAGVGVDNVDVPVATEKGVIVVNSPGGNTIAAAELTVAMLLALSRNIPQAYCSMSGKEWNRSKYVGNEVYKKTLGILGLGKIGQEVAKRCRSFGMQVIAYDPFISAEAAESLGAELVELNDCLKRSDYITLHLPKNKDTLGMIGTKQFEMMKDGVRIINCARGGIIDDAALAEALKSGKCSGAALDVYVSEPPDFSNELFSMPNVVTTPHLGASTKEAQTNVAIDVAEQIVDVFQGRSARSAVNMPALSAEVLAAVAPFLPLAEKMASLVSQTVEGRPSQITIKYGGEIASYEVGPVTRSVLVGLLRPAMGEGVNSVNAPLMAKTRGLDVVESKSPEGGDYSSLLTISIKTDKGEYDVSGTLFGAKDMRVVKMGGYPMDLIPEGHVLVSMHTDKPGVIGNVGTVLGNEGINIASMFVGRKTAGQTAIMVLNVDSEIPASVLEKIMKIEGIETAKQVTL is encoded by the coding sequence ATGCCTAAGGTTCTTGTCAGCGATAAGTTGGCCAAAGAAGGTATTGATATTCTCAAGCAAGTAGCCGATGTGGATGTGAACACCGGCCTGTCGGAAGATGAACTTTGTAAGATTATTGGTGAGTATGACGGCCTTGTAATTCGCAGCGGCACCACCGTTACCGCGAAGATTCTTGAGTCCGCCAAGAAGCTCAAGATTATAGGCCGGGCCGGAGTGGGAGTCGATAATGTCGATGTGCCGGTCGCGACCGAAAAAGGCGTCATAGTGGTAAACAGCCCCGGTGGCAACACGATAGCTGCCGCAGAGCTTACAGTTGCTATGCTCCTTGCGCTTTCCAGAAATATCCCGCAGGCATACTGCTCCATGTCCGGCAAAGAATGGAATCGCAGCAAGTATGTCGGTAATGAAGTCTATAAAAAGACTCTAGGCATTCTGGGCCTTGGTAAGATCGGCCAGGAAGTTGCCAAGCGGTGCCGGTCGTTCGGGATGCAGGTGATCGCATATGACCCGTTCATCAGCGCTGAAGCCGCCGAATCGCTCGGAGCTGAACTCGTCGAACTGAATGATTGCTTAAAGCGCAGCGATTATATCACTCTGCACCTGCCCAAGAATAAAGACACTCTCGGCATGATCGGCACCAAGCAGTTTGAGATGATGAAAGACGGCGTGCGCATAATCAACTGCGCTCGCGGCGGCATTATTGATGACGCCGCGCTTGCCGAAGCATTGAAAAGCGGAAAGTGTTCTGGGGCCGCATTGGATGTATATGTCTCCGAGCCGCCGGACTTCTCCAATGAGCTTTTCTCGATGCCGAATGTGGTGACCACGCCGCACCTTGGCGCATCGACCAAAGAAGCTCAGACAAATGTCGCTATAGATGTGGCCGAGCAGATTGTGGATGTCTTCCAGGGCAGGTCTGCCAGGAGCGCCGTCAACATGCCCGCGCTTTCAGCAGAGGTGCTGGCAGCGGTCGCGCCATTTTTGCCGCTTGCCGAAAAGATGGCGTCTCTCGTCTCCCAGACAGTTGAGGGTAGGCCTTCTCAAATCACTATCAAGTACGGCGGCGAGATTGCCTCTTATGAGGTCGGGCCTGTTACACGGTCTGTGCTGGTAGGTCTCTTGAGGCCTGCTATGGGCGAGGGCGTGAACTCCGTCAATGCGCCTCTTATGGCTAAGACCAGAGGTTTGGACGTGGTAGAGAGCAAGTCACCGGAGGGGGGAGATTATTCGTCACTGCTCACGATCAGCATAAAGACAGACAAGGGCGAATATGATGTTTCAGGCACGCTCTTCGGCGCCAAAGATATGCGTGTAGTGAAGATGGGCGGTTACCCGATGGACCTCATCCCTGAGGGTCATGTGTTGGTTTCCATGCACACGGACAAGCCGGGAGTAATCGGCAATGTTGGTACCGTTCTCGGTAATGAGGGTATAAACATCGCAAGCATGTTTGTCGGGCGCAAGACTGCCGGTCAGACCGCGATCATGGTCCTTAATGTGGACTCTGAGATTCCCGCGTCGGTGCTGGAAAAAATCATGAAAATAGAAGGAATCGAAACTGCAAAGCAGGTAACTCTATAG